One Bacillaceae bacterium S4-13-56 DNA segment encodes these proteins:
- a CDS encoding O-antigen ligase family protein, with product MTTFSQASKFTTLLKYYIIFQPILDILTTASLAYLDTSLTVGIVIRVLFMGISLLYILFGNDSPYKKYAVWYLVALFGVLGIGFIINIFSKPVFNLFMEAQWLAKILYFVIMFSTLLLVFTTRENLEKVKERFLFLTLIAMMIVSGTILFSIITGTSSDTYEWVKAGFKGWFYSGNELSAIIGITFPLVYLYSVLKTDSLKKAVYWIPTIVLGIVGVLIGTKVGLFAMIGTAVIMFVVILLHWLFLLRKQGAKNEKTPQLLTSLIFTIVFMAIIPATPSYTNLSVNMKVPDQEDIDKGFELEDELDLGGENGEPKRKIITLNSPILNKILSSRQIYFTWQYNQYIYAEPLQKVFGMGYAGNYIKNRKTIEMDFFDIFFSFGIFGSILILLPLFILVGIVVKNLFTNVTKVFKIENVAYMVSIGLASGIALIAGHVWFAPAVSIYLALAMVLLLTNFLNNSKSSELV from the coding sequence ATGACAACATTTTCCCAGGCATCAAAGTTTACAACCCTTTTGAAATATTACATTATCTTTCAACCTATTCTCGATATTCTAACCACGGCGTCACTTGCTTACTTAGACACCAGTTTAACAGTAGGGATAGTCATACGTGTCCTGTTCATGGGAATTTCTCTTCTCTATATTTTGTTTGGTAATGATAGTCCATATAAAAAATATGCAGTTTGGTATCTTGTTGCTTTATTTGGTGTCCTAGGTATTGGTTTTATCATAAATATCTTTAGCAAGCCTGTGTTCAATTTATTTATGGAAGCCCAATGGTTAGCGAAGATCCTTTACTTTGTAATTATGTTCTCTACCCTTTTACTTGTTTTTACAACAAGAGAGAATCTTGAAAAAGTTAAAGAAAGATTTTTATTTTTAACTTTAATTGCTATGATGATTGTTTCAGGAACAATTCTTTTTTCTATCATAACTGGAACTTCAAGTGATACTTACGAATGGGTTAAGGCTGGCTTTAAAGGCTGGTTTTACTCCGGGAACGAGTTAAGCGCCATAATTGGCATTACCTTCCCACTGGTTTATCTTTATTCAGTATTAAAAACGGATTCTTTAAAGAAAGCTGTTTATTGGATTCCAACGATAGTGTTAGGCATTGTAGGTGTACTTATTGGGACAAAGGTCGGGCTATTTGCCATGATTGGAACGGCAGTGATCATGTTTGTGGTTATTTTACTTCACTGGCTGTTCTTATTACGGAAACAAGGAGCAAAAAATGAGAAAACACCTCAGCTTTTGACTAGCTTAATTTTTACTATCGTATTTATGGCCATTATTCCTGCGACTCCTTCATATACAAACTTGTCTGTTAATATGAAGGTCCCAGATCAGGAGGACATTGACAAGGGCTTTGAGCTAGAAGATGAACTTGATTTAGGTGGAGAGAATGGAGAACCAAAGAGAAAGATTATTACTTTGAACTCACCGATTTTGAATAAAATTTTGAGTTCTCGTCAGATTTACTTTACGTGGCAATATAATCAATATATATACGCAGAACCTCTACAAAAGGTATTTGGAATGGGATATGCAGGGAATTATATAAAAAACCGAAAGACCATTGAAATGGACTTTTTCGATATTTTCTTTTCCTTTGGTATTTTTGGATCCATTCTCATTCTCTTACCATTATTTATTTTAGTTGGAATAGTTGTTAAGAATCTGTTTACAAATGTCACAAAAGTGTTTAAAATAGAAAATGTAGCCTATATGGTCTCCATAGGGCTCGCGTCAGGAATTGCACTTATTGCAGGTCATGTTTGGTTTGCACCAGCAGTCAGCATTTATCTAGCTTTGGCTATGGTTTTACTTCTGACAAATTTTCTAAATAATTCCAAATCATCAGAGCTCGTTTAG
- a CDS encoding S-layer homology domain-containing protein produces the protein MKNLRKVGAGFLVFIFTMNLVNPVNATSVEPVYVNPPVEEIKQLITETANKHNIPPEIMKAIAFNETAYKQFDDAGQPIISPDGGIGMMQVTPDNIDTDLLVDEQKLKTDIAYNIEIAAQVLNKKWSTSFLPQINGGERNVLENWYFAVMAYNGLAKQNDPNFHPDTAYQSKIYKRLGGHSFIVQEHDYFLFPKFDINYKEGSSIMAFPEKDYKTNVMTSSQQMYNVGDTVYINGRDGVVNFREGSITGSPTKQLSHNTELTITGAPIETEYRENDYVYYPVATTDEVEGYVASAYLTPEPGKLFEFPDLLGYRTEITYLAERKIINGYTDGTFGPDQTVSRTQAVVMILRTLGVDYQNSNAPDPGFTDVSPATNEYKAIAEAVSLGFISGKENNTFDPAGKLTRGQMAKILVKAFELTGESDKTFTDVAAPTDDSDGHWAYDYISTLAANKITTGYPNGTFLPQADISRQHFALFIYRYLN, from the coding sequence ATGAAGAATTTACGAAAAGTGGGAGCTGGATTCCTAGTATTTATTTTTACTATGAATCTAGTGAATCCAGTTAATGCTACAAGTGTTGAGCCAGTCTATGTGAATCCTCCTGTTGAGGAAATTAAGCAACTCATCACAGAAACAGCCAACAAACACAATATTCCACCTGAGATCATGAAGGCTATTGCCTTTAACGAGACTGCTTATAAGCAATTTGATGACGCAGGGCAACCTATTATTTCTCCAGACGGTGGGATTGGAATGATGCAGGTGACACCCGACAATATCGATACGGACTTATTGGTTGATGAGCAAAAGCTTAAAACCGATATTGCCTATAACATTGAAATTGCTGCGCAAGTCTTAAATAAAAAATGGAGTACAAGCTTTCTGCCACAAATCAACGGTGGGGAACGAAATGTTCTAGAAAATTGGTATTTTGCGGTAATGGCCTATAACGGACTGGCCAAGCAAAATGATCCAAATTTCCATCCAGATACGGCTTACCAAAGCAAAATTTACAAACGTTTGGGAGGACATTCGTTTATCGTTCAAGAGCACGACTACTTTCTTTTCCCAAAATTCGATATTAATTATAAGGAAGGCTCATCTATCATGGCTTTTCCTGAAAAGGATTATAAAACAAATGTCATGACCTCATCTCAACAAATGTACAATGTTGGTGACACAGTTTACATTAATGGACGTGATGGTGTGGTGAATTTTCGTGAGGGTTCTATCACAGGCTCTCCCACCAAACAGCTTTCTCATAATACGGAGCTAACTATAACTGGGGCTCCTATTGAAACCGAATATAGAGAGAATGACTATGTTTATTACCCAGTAGCAACAACTGATGAGGTGGAGGGTTATGTGGCGTCTGCTTATTTAACTCCCGAACCTGGAAAGCTATTTGAATTTCCTGACCTTTTGGGTTATCGAACGGAGATCACATACCTAGCAGAAAGAAAGATTATTAACGGTTATACGGATGGAACATTTGGTCCAGACCAAACAGTTTCAAGAACACAGGCTGTAGTCATGATTTTAAGAACTCTTGGCGTGGATTATCAAAATTCAAACGCACCGGATCCGGGTTTTACGGATGTTAGTCCAGCAACCAACGAATATAAAGCTATCGCAGAAGCGGTAAGCCTAGGGTTTATTAGTGGAAAAGAAAATAATACTTTTGATCCAGCAGGAAAACTCACACGCGGTCAAATGGCAAAGATCCTAGTTAAAGCATTTGAATTAACAGGGGAATCAGATAAAACATTTACAGATGTTGCAGCACCAACAGATGATTCTGATGGCCATTGGGCGTACGACTATATCAGCACCCTAGCAGCAAATAAAATCACAACCGGCTATCCAAATGGCACTTTCTTGCCACAGGCCGACATTAGTCGCCAGCACTTCGCATTGTTTATTTACAGATATTTAAATTAA